Proteins co-encoded in one Nonlabens agnitus genomic window:
- a CDS encoding efflux RND transporter periplasmic adaptor subunit — MDIQLEKKRFNKKTVLMIAGVVLLVALIIYVIFSSMGGSKLNVEKERISIAAATQGVFQENIPVNGIVLPITTIYLDALEGGRVEEKFVEDGAIMKKGEPIMRLSNTDLELSLVNQETSVYNLLTQMQISQNAARQNTINRLNQNTDVENSLIEARRVYELNKKLYSKDAIARQELIQSENNYNYQVERMKLSKALLKEDSLSVKQEAGQAQSSYARTQNALELMRRKVADLIVRAPVDGQLTSLDAEIGQSKNKGERLGQIDVLSGFKVRAEIDEHYISRIYNGQTGSFSFIGESYELEIKKVFTQVTNGRFQVDMVFSQEVPEGIRRGQTLQIRLALSQEKQAMLIPKGGFFQQTGGNWIFKVSEDGNTAYKVDIRLGSQNTEYYEVLSGLEPGDKVITSSYDNYGDVQELVLKE; from the coding sequence ATGGATATCCAATTAGAAAAAAAACGCTTTAACAAGAAAACAGTCCTGATGATTGCTGGCGTTGTGCTACTAGTAGCCCTGATTATTTACGTGATTTTTTCTTCCATGGGCGGTTCTAAATTAAACGTTGAGAAAGAACGTATCAGTATTGCAGCAGCAACACAGGGCGTTTTTCAAGAAAATATTCCTGTGAATGGGATCGTCTTACCTATCACTACTATTTATCTGGATGCACTAGAAGGTGGTCGTGTGGAGGAAAAGTTTGTGGAAGATGGTGCCATCATGAAAAAAGGAGAGCCTATTATGAGATTGTCCAACACCGACCTTGAATTAAGCCTCGTCAACCAAGAAACGTCGGTGTACAATCTCTTGACCCAGATGCAAATCTCACAAAATGCGGCGCGTCAAAATACCATTAATAGATTAAATCAAAACACAGACGTAGAAAATAGCCTGATCGAAGCGCGTCGTGTTTATGAGTTGAATAAAAAACTGTATTCCAAAGATGCCATCGCAAGGCAAGAATTGATTCAGTCTGAAAATAATTATAACTACCAAGTAGAACGTATGAAACTGTCTAAGGCATTGCTAAAAGAAGATTCACTTTCCGTAAAACAAGAAGCTGGTCAGGCGCAAAGTTCGTATGCCAGAACACAAAATGCGTTGGAATTAATGCGCCGTAAGGTGGCTGACCTCATCGTTAGAGCGCCGGTTGATGGTCAATTGACCTCGCTAGATGCAGAGATAGGTCAATCCAAAAATAAAGGCGAACGATTAGGTCAAATAGATGTGCTTAGTGGTTTTAAAGTTCGTGCTGAGATTGATGAGCACTATATCTCTAGAATCTACAATGGACAAACGGGAAGTTTCTCATTCATTGGTGAGTCGTATGAGTTGGAAATCAAAAAGGTATTTACGCAAGTGACAAACGGACGCTTTCAAGTCGACATGGTTTTCAGTCAAGAAGTGCCAGAAGGCATACGCCGTGGACAGACGCTACAAATACGACTTGCCTTAAGCCAGGAGAAGCAAGCGATGTTGATCCCTAAAGGTGGATTCTTCCAGCAAACCGGTGGGAACTGGATCTTCAAGGTAAGTGAAGATGGAAATACGGCCTACAAAGTAGATATAAGACTAGGCAGTCAAAACACAGAATATTACGAAGTCCTAAGCGGTCTTGAACCTGGCGATAAAGTGATCACCAGTAGCTATGATAATTATGGCGACGTACAGGAATTAGTTTTGAAGGAATAG
- a CDS encoding sigma-54-dependent transcriptional regulator: protein MQLKNAQILVIDDDEDVLIAMRLLLKSKVKEVVVNKNPNMIQSLMAGQKFDLVILDMNFNGLVNTGNEGIFWLNKIKQHSPDMDVILITAYADIDLAIRSLKLGASDFMVKPWKNVKVLETITDLLAKKGNGRPKKIALDSKTRMIGDSAPMQDVFMKVKKVASTDANILILGENGTGKELIAQALHEQSHRKDMPFVKVDVGALTSTLFESELFGYKKGAFTDAREDRKGRFEAAHGGTLFLDEIGNITLQQQARLLSVLQNRRVTPLGSNESVPIDIRLICATNLTIQNLADEQRFRKDLMYRINTVDITVPPLRDRDNDLELLANYFIDQYAEKYGKVAPQMQPSFLKKLHEHRFPGNVRELQYALERAIIMNDGNVLDGDDLTFSAMESDAIPDQAPQTSNLEDLEKATILNVIDKNNGNISKSAKELGLTRTALYRRLNKYDL, encoded by the coding sequence ATGCAGCTTAAGAACGCCCAAATTTTAGTCATCGACGACGATGAAGATGTGTTGATTGCCATGCGGTTACTGCTTAAGTCCAAAGTAAAGGAAGTAGTCGTCAATAAGAATCCGAACATGATCCAAAGCCTTATGGCAGGCCAAAAGTTTGATCTAGTCATTCTAGATATGAATTTCAATGGGCTGGTAAATACGGGTAACGAAGGCATTTTCTGGCTCAACAAAATCAAACAGCATTCACCCGACATGGACGTTATTTTGATCACGGCCTATGCTGATATCGATCTTGCCATACGCTCGTTGAAATTGGGAGCTTCTGATTTTATGGTCAAACCCTGGAAGAATGTCAAGGTGCTGGAAACCATAACAGATTTGCTTGCTAAAAAAGGCAATGGCAGGCCGAAAAAAATTGCACTCGACTCCAAAACACGTATGATAGGCGATAGCGCACCCATGCAGGATGTGTTTATGAAAGTGAAAAAAGTAGCTTCAACAGATGCTAATATTCTAATTCTAGGAGAAAATGGAACTGGTAAAGAGCTCATTGCACAGGCCTTGCACGAGCAATCGCACCGCAAGGACATGCCGTTTGTGAAAGTCGATGTAGGCGCGTTGACGTCCACATTGTTTGAAAGCGAATTATTTGGTTATAAAAAAGGAGCATTTACAGACGCTCGCGAGGATAGAAAGGGAAGGTTTGAAGCCGCTCATGGCGGTACACTTTTTCTGGATGAAATAGGGAATATCACCTTGCAACAGCAGGCTCGATTGCTTTCTGTGTTGCAAAATCGTAGGGTTACTCCTTTGGGCTCAAATGAATCCGTCCCTATTGATATTAGGCTAATTTGTGCTACCAACCTCACCATTCAAAATCTTGCAGATGAGCAGCGATTCCGCAAGGATTTGATGTACCGCATCAATACGGTTGACATCACCGTACCGCCATTGCGCGACCGTGATAATGATCTAGAATTACTTGCAAATTACTTCATTGATCAATACGCTGAAAAATATGGCAAGGTAGCACCACAAATGCAGCCTAGTTTCTTGAAGAAATTACACGAGCACCGATTTCCTGGGAATGTTAGGGAATTACAATACGCTCTTGAACGTGCTATCATTATGAATGATGGTAATGTATTAGATGGTGATGATTTGACATTCTCAGCGATGGAGAGTGATGCTATTCCAGATCAAGCTCCTCAAACAAGCAACTTAGAAGATTTAGAAAAAGCTACGATTCTAAATGTCATTGATAAAAACAACGGCAATATTTCAAAATCAGCCAAAGAATTGGGACTAACAAGAACCGCGCTGTACCGCAGGCTGAATAAATATGACTTATAA
- a CDS encoding ABC transporter permease codes for MFKNYIKIAFRSLKKQPFFTLINTLGLAIGMAGGVLIGLYIYEELNHDNMFADADRIYRIDMDIKFGGAEIKTAETAPPLAQVARTDFPEVENSVRFRNQGSNLFRASDKTDNIKELNTTFADSTFLEFFGLDLIAGNEKTALKEVNTMVITRSAAMNHFGTIDAVGKSIILNNNTTYKVTGVLEDLPKNSFLKDYSVFMAMAGNVASREDIWGSNNYFTFIKVVPGTDMVTFQNQLDGLLEKYVLPWAQRTFPGMTAESFEASGNYLRYHTIPLTDIHLYSDSSIEMGEKGTIQNIYILSFIGFFLIFLACVNFMNLSTAHSLKRSKEVGIRKTLGSNRSQLVIQFLTESGLVAFASMVVALIIAFIAMPYFNDLAGRSIEIPFAKPWFYLIILVATLLLGLFSGSYPAFVISKFVPVETLKGSNFKSSSKWNIRSFLVVFQFGISVFLIVGTLVVFQQLDFIQSKDLGFDKEQVLIINDAYAAGDQVAALKQDILQLSAVQNATVSSFMPVPSSRSNSSFFQEGKLDQQDAVQMQTWRVDEDYIKTLDLEMITGRNFNSQSVADSTSLIINESTLKTLGVTANEALGKRVTQELDQEAPVYFTIIGVIKDFHYESLRDDIGALGLFMDRSTGSMAVKLKTADFAGAISAIENIWTKRAPGQPFDYRFMDDAFDTSYKEERRLGSIFIVFTGLSIFIACLGLFGLAAFNAQNRTKEIGVRKVLGASVTQITVGLTTDFLKLVAIATIIALPLGWFAMNKWLQDFSYRIEIGWQVLTVSALLVIVVAIVTVSYQSIKAAIANPVNSLRSE; via the coding sequence ATGTTCAAGAATTATATCAAAATCGCATTCCGTAGTCTGAAGAAGCAACCCTTTTTCACCTTAATCAATACGCTAGGTCTTGCTATAGGCATGGCTGGCGGTGTTTTGATAGGTCTTTATATCTATGAAGAGCTCAATCACGATAATATGTTTGCAGATGCAGATCGTATTTATCGCATTGATATGGACATCAAATTTGGTGGTGCTGAAATCAAAACAGCAGAAACTGCTCCACCACTAGCACAAGTCGCAAGAACAGATTTCCCTGAGGTGGAAAATAGCGTACGCTTTAGAAATCAAGGCAGCAATTTATTTAGAGCCAGCGATAAAACGGACAACATCAAAGAACTCAACACCACATTTGCCGACTCTACTTTTCTAGAATTCTTTGGCCTTGACCTGATCGCTGGGAATGAAAAAACAGCCCTAAAAGAGGTCAATACCATGGTGATTACACGCAGTGCGGCTATGAATCATTTCGGGACTATTGATGCCGTTGGTAAAAGTATCATCCTTAATAATAACACCACTTATAAGGTGACTGGCGTTCTAGAAGATCTACCCAAAAATTCCTTCTTGAAAGACTATAGTGTTTTTATGGCGATGGCTGGCAATGTAGCTTCTCGCGAAGATATTTGGGGAAGCAATAACTATTTCACTTTTATTAAAGTGGTGCCTGGTACTGACATGGTAACCTTTCAAAATCAACTGGACGGTTTGTTGGAAAAGTACGTTTTGCCATGGGCGCAACGCACTTTTCCTGGTATGACGGCAGAATCCTTCGAAGCTTCCGGTAATTATTTGAGATATCATACCATTCCTCTAACTGATATTCATCTGTACAGCGATAGCTCCATAGAAATGGGTGAAAAAGGAACGATTCAGAACATTTATATCCTATCCTTCATAGGCTTTTTCTTGATTTTTCTGGCTTGTGTGAACTTCATGAATTTATCCACCGCCCATTCTTTGAAGCGATCTAAAGAAGTTGGTATACGTAAAACACTAGGCTCTAATAGAAGTCAATTGGTCATTCAATTCCTAACGGAATCTGGACTTGTGGCGTTTGCCTCTATGGTCGTGGCATTGATCATTGCATTTATCGCCATGCCCTATTTCAACGATCTTGCCGGTCGCTCCATCGAGATACCGTTTGCAAAGCCATGGTTCTACCTTATTATCCTTGTAGCCACTTTATTGTTAGGGTTATTCTCAGGTAGTTATCCTGCTTTTGTGATCTCAAAATTTGTCCCAGTAGAAACACTAAAAGGCTCCAATTTTAAAAGCAGCAGCAAGTGGAACATTAGAAGCTTCCTGGTGGTTTTTCAATTTGGCATATCCGTATTCCTGATTGTAGGAACACTGGTTGTTTTCCAGCAACTCGATTTTATACAGAGTAAAGATCTTGGATTTGACAAAGAACAAGTCCTTATCATCAATGACGCTTATGCCGCAGGTGACCAAGTCGCTGCTTTGAAGCAAGATATATTGCAATTGAGCGCCGTACAGAATGCCACAGTAAGCAGTTTTATGCCAGTGCCTTCTTCCCGATCAAATAGTTCATTTTTTCAAGAAGGGAAGTTGGATCAACAAGATGCGGTACAAATGCAAACCTGGCGCGTGGATGAAGATTATATCAAAACTCTAGATCTAGAAATGATCACGGGACGTAATTTTAACAGTCAATCGGTTGCTGATTCTACTTCTCTAATTATCAATGAATCAACGCTTAAAACTTTAGGTGTTACTGCAAATGAGGCGCTAGGTAAAAGAGTTACACAAGAGCTTGATCAAGAAGCGCCTGTATACTTTACCATCATAGGTGTGATCAAAGATTTTCATTATGAATCACTACGTGACGACATAGGAGCACTTGGGCTTTTTATGGATCGCTCCACGGGTTCCATGGCAGTAAAACTAAAAACAGCGGACTTTGCTGGAGCCATTAGTGCCATTGAAAACATTTGGACAAAAAGAGCACCAGGCCAGCCATTCGACTATCGTTTTATGGACGATGCATTTGATACTTCTTATAAGGAAGAACGTCGTCTTGGCAGCATTTTTATCGTGTTTACAGGACTTTCCATTTTCATTGCTTGTTTGGGACTATTTGGACTCGCCGCTTTCAACGCTCAAAACCGAACCAAAGAAATAGGCGTTCGCAAAGTTTTAGGCGCAAGCGTTACTCAAATCACAGTTGGACTCACTACTGACTTTTTGAAGTTAGTTGCCATTGCCACCATCATCGCATTGCCGTTAGGCTGGTTTGCCATGAATAAATGGCTACAGGACTTCTCGTACCGTATAGAGATAGGCTGGCAAGTACTTACCGTATCTGCATTATTGGTCATTGTTGTAGCTATTGTTACGGTGAGTTATCAAAGTATCAAGGCAGCCATTGCAAATCCCGTCAATAGTTTGAGATCAGAATAG
- a CDS encoding sensor histidine kinase produces the protein MYFIIGGAVFTLGFFINIYRYVTKRFVEMDDFFESVKYRDFSRWFVEDRGSQDMRRLHKGFNLVNRTIKEINNDRQAQFVYLQKILAMVNVGIIAFNVETGAVLWINDSFLKLLDFPSFKNISFVKSRRPEIFEELFDKYHTTITSTTLRMRQEDIEVLISDTVFEVEDTSFKLVVIQNIEDTLNHNESEAWKKLLSVMTHEIMNSIAPISSLAETLETNLKESIEKPALQLTDPEDVLAGISSIKKRSEGLMKFAQTYRSLNKVTHLNRTEVYAKDLLDSIQNLLQPSIKEKEVKLEFEVSNPKLQLEIDSYLIEQVLINLIVNAIEATEDFESPQVMVQAMTNSKGNIQIIIRDNGSGIPAEIMESVFVPFFSTKNRGSGIGLSLSKQIMTLHQGKIQLRNLEPRGTEARLIF, from the coding sequence TTGTATTTTATTATTGGTGGCGCTGTTTTCACGCTCGGTTTTTTTATCAATATCTATCGTTATGTTACCAAACGATTTGTAGAAATGGATGATTTCTTTGAATCGGTCAAATATCGAGATTTCTCTAGATGGTTTGTGGAAGATCGAGGTTCTCAAGATATGCGACGATTGCATAAAGGGTTCAACCTGGTAAATAGAACCATCAAAGAGATCAATAACGATCGTCAAGCGCAGTTTGTGTATTTACAGAAAATTCTTGCGATGGTCAACGTTGGGATCATTGCTTTCAATGTAGAAACAGGTGCCGTGCTATGGATCAATGATTCGTTCTTGAAGTTACTTGACTTTCCTAGTTTTAAGAACATCAGCTTTGTCAAGTCAAGGAGGCCTGAAATTTTTGAAGAGTTGTTTGATAAATACCATACCACCATCACATCGACGACCTTGCGCATGCGACAAGAAGATATTGAGGTGCTAATTTCAGATACTGTTTTTGAAGTTGAGGATACTTCTTTTAAACTGGTGGTCATTCAAAATATTGAGGACACGTTAAATCATAATGAAAGCGAGGCATGGAAAAAGCTATTAAGTGTCATGACCCATGAGATCATGAACAGTATCGCGCCTATCTCTTCACTTGCAGAAACATTAGAAACTAATTTAAAAGAGTCCATTGAAAAGCCTGCGCTTCAACTCACAGATCCAGAGGATGTTCTGGCAGGAATATCCAGTATCAAGAAGAGGAGTGAAGGACTTATGAAGTTTGCTCAAACCTATCGCAGCCTCAATAAAGTGACTCATTTAAACAGAACAGAGGTATATGCAAAAGATTTACTTGATAGTATTCAAAACCTCTTGCAACCATCTATAAAGGAAAAGGAAGTCAAGCTAGAATTTGAGGTATCAAATCCTAAGCTACAGTTAGAAATCGACAGTTACTTAATTGAGCAAGTCTTGATCAATTTGATTGTAAACGCCATTGAAGCAACAGAAGATTTTGAGTCTCCACAAGTAATGGTTCAAGCGATGACCAATTCCAAGGGAAATATTCAAATCATCATTAGAGATAACGGTAGCGGAATTCCAGCCGAAATCATGGAAAGTGTTTTTGTGCCTTTTTTCAGCACAAAAAATCGTGGTAGCGGCATAGGCCTAAGTCTTTCCAAACAAATCATGACACTGCATCAAGGTAAAATACAATTAAGGAACCTAGAGCCTAGAGGAACGGAGGCTCGATTGATATTTTAG
- a CDS encoding ABC transporter permease has translation MFKNYIKIALRNLWKERTFTALNILGLTAAFAVAFILITFTIFELSHDQFHENGDSIYQVYTNEQTPQGTVSGVANPVPFAHALKEEVPGIAHITRFQSGSPSIIIDDKSFTASASWVDPSFFNIFTFPVVAGNANKLLTDKNDAVITEYAAKRFFGEENPIGKSFILQQEGEQVPVTVTAILKDFPDTSSLGFDVIFNFTNLPAGIYADNVDRWDNHNHEVYVQLKDGIDPKTFESSTSAFSALHYANDIANSKRDGAQADPNGNYRQIKLLPLTDINFTSISNGMIKVSKNLQYLILCIALLIIFIASVNFINMSIGKGTKRLKEIGMRKTLGANGRQLFFQFWGESMLVFISSIILAYGIALILLPSFQNLFRTKATFNVLTDPSVLLFMVLGFVIITLLAGGYPALLMSRLETLQALKGKVLNTGKNYLRDSLMVVQFSIAILLISGTLVLWNQLEFLRSKDLGFNKEQVISIPLKSSKDPEQLIKLLRDDLSSKPGIISITAADNILGMAKDNTRSRSVVGFEYEGREIKTDMLSVDYDYPETLDIPLVAGRTHNRNYTADSLSIVVNESMAAQFNVENPLDVVVDLDFAKFNVIGVIKDYNFQNLNNSIEPLTLFMYNGAIMRYAYVKVAPGDLQSSFETVKQSWETIEPDREFIGSFLDENIDRTLQKERYMTTMISSGSILAIVLSCIGLFAISLLVVAQRKKEIGIRKVIGASVSTITVLLTKDFLKLVGIAFLIAAPLAYYFAGQWLQNYIYRMELNIWIFAVAGIIALVIAVATISVRTIAAALANPVDSLKTE, from the coding sequence ATGTTCAAGAATTATATCAAGATAGCCTTAAGAAACTTGTGGAAGGAACGCACCTTCACAGCGCTTAATATCCTAGGTCTCACTGCAGCTTTTGCTGTTGCCTTTATACTAATTACGTTTACCATTTTTGAGCTGTCTCACGACCAATTTCATGAAAATGGCGACTCCATTTATCAAGTGTACACAAATGAGCAAACACCACAAGGAACGGTCTCTGGTGTAGCAAATCCAGTTCCCTTTGCTCATGCCTTGAAAGAAGAAGTTCCTGGAATTGCACATATTACAAGATTTCAATCGGGCTCGCCATCCATTATTATTGATGACAAAAGCTTTACCGCTAGTGCCTCTTGGGTAGACCCTTCATTTTTCAATATATTCACCTTTCCCGTTGTTGCTGGGAATGCTAATAAATTACTAACCGATAAAAATGATGCTGTAATTACAGAGTACGCCGCCAAACGATTTTTTGGAGAAGAGAATCCTATTGGTAAAAGTTTTATCCTTCAACAAGAAGGAGAACAAGTACCGGTTACCGTAACTGCAATACTCAAAGATTTCCCAGATACCAGCAGCCTTGGATTTGACGTGATTTTCAATTTTACAAATCTGCCCGCTGGAATTTATGCAGACAATGTAGATCGCTGGGACAATCACAACCATGAGGTTTATGTTCAATTAAAAGATGGGATTGACCCCAAGACCTTTGAATCTTCAACTTCAGCATTCTCTGCACTTCATTATGCAAATGATATTGCCAATTCAAAACGTGATGGCGCACAGGCAGATCCTAATGGAAACTATAGACAAATAAAACTGCTGCCGCTTACTGATATCAACTTTACCAGTATTTCTAATGGTATGATAAAGGTGAGCAAGAACCTGCAGTACCTTATCCTGTGTATTGCCCTACTTATCATTTTTATTGCCAGCGTGAACTTTATCAACATGAGCATAGGTAAAGGAACCAAAAGACTTAAAGAAATAGGGATGCGTAAAACATTAGGCGCCAATGGGCGCCAACTCTTCTTTCAATTTTGGGGAGAAAGCATGCTCGTTTTTATAAGCTCCATCATCCTCGCCTACGGCATCGCACTCATATTACTGCCATCCTTTCAGAATCTATTTAGAACAAAAGCCACATTTAACGTGTTGACAGATCCATCAGTTTTACTATTTATGGTTTTAGGATTTGTAATCATCACACTTCTTGCCGGTGGTTATCCAGCCCTTCTTATGAGCCGATTGGAAACATTACAAGCACTTAAAGGAAAGGTATTGAATACAGGTAAAAACTATTTAAGAGATAGCTTGATGGTTGTTCAGTTTTCTATTGCCATTTTACTGATTAGCGGTACGCTGGTATTGTGGAATCAGTTGGAGTTTTTAAGATCCAAAGACCTTGGCTTCAATAAAGAGCAAGTAATTTCTATACCACTGAAAAGTTCCAAAGATCCAGAGCAACTTATAAAACTGTTGCGTGATGACCTTTCCAGTAAACCTGGCATCATAAGTATTACTGCTGCTGATAATATACTAGGAATGGCTAAGGATAATACCAGGTCTAGAAGCGTCGTTGGGTTTGAATATGAAGGTCGTGAAATTAAAACAGATATGTTGAGTGTTGATTATGACTATCCCGAAACACTCGACATACCTCTAGTTGCAGGACGAACCCACAATCGCAACTATACTGCAGACAGCCTTTCTATAGTTGTCAATGAATCGATGGCTGCACAGTTTAATGTGGAAAATCCGCTAGACGTGGTAGTCGATTTGGATTTTGCAAAATTCAATGTGATAGGTGTTATCAAGGATTATAATTTTCAAAACCTGAACAATAGTATAGAGCCACTTACTCTATTCATGTATAATGGGGCGATCATGCGATATGCTTATGTAAAAGTAGCGCCTGGTGACCTGCAGAGTTCTTTTGAAACAGTAAAGCAATCTTGGGAAACTATCGAACCAGACCGTGAATTTATTGGTTCATTCCTAGATGAAAATATTGACCGGACATTACAAAAGGAACGGTACATGACCACGATGATTTCTAGCGGTTCCATACTAGCCATAGTGCTTAGTTGCATTGGTCTATTTGCCATCTCATTACTAGTAGTTGCCCAACGTAAAAAGGAAATAGGCATACGCAAGGTTATTGGCGCCAGTGTTTCTACGATTACAGTTTTGCTAACTAAGGATTTTTTGAAATTGGTAGGTATTGCCTTCTTAATTGCTGCGCCACTCGCCTATTATTTTGCTGGACAATGGCTACAAAATTACATCTATAGGATGGAGTTAAACATCTGGATTTTTGCTGTGGCAGGTATTATCGCCCTAGTCATTGCGGTCGCTACCATAAGCGTGCGTACGATAGCGGCGGCACTTGCAAATCCAGTAGATAGTTTAAAGACAGAATAG
- a CDS encoding ABC transporter ATP-binding protein has product MIKITDLEKYYATEEVRTVALNKLSFTVNEGEFVAIMGPSGCGKSTLLNILGLLDDPDGGSFIFNGTEVAGFNEQKRAELRKHNIGFVFQSFNLIDELTVFENVELPLIYTGVKPAERKKRVEEVLEKMQIMHRRKHFPQQLSGGQQQRVAVARAVINNPKLILADEPTGNLDSANGNEVMDLLIELNQAGTTIIMVTHSEHDAKYSHRIIRMLDGQKVTENVLADYKAAVDV; this is encoded by the coding sequence ATGATCAAAATAACCGATTTAGAAAAATACTACGCCACTGAAGAAGTGCGTACCGTGGCACTCAACAAATTATCCTTTACCGTTAATGAAGGAGAATTTGTTGCCATCATGGGACCATCAGGTTGTGGGAAATCCACATTACTCAATATCCTTGGATTACTGGACGATCCAGATGGCGGTAGTTTTATATTCAATGGCACTGAGGTTGCTGGTTTCAACGAGCAAAAACGTGCAGAGTTAAGAAAGCACAACATAGGATTCGTATTCCAAAGCTTCAACCTTATTGATGAGTTGACCGTTTTTGAAAACGTAGAACTTCCTTTGATCTACACTGGCGTCAAACCTGCTGAGCGTAAAAAGCGTGTGGAAGAAGTCCTTGAAAAGATGCAAATCATGCACCGTCGCAAACACTTCCCACAACAACTTTCTGGTGGTCAACAGCAACGTGTTGCCGTCGCTAGAGCAGTAATAAATAACCCAAAACTCATCCTTGCCGATGAGCCAACGGGAAATTTGGACAGCGCTAATGGTAACGAAGTAATGGACTTACTCATTGAGCTCAATCAAGCTGGAACGACCATCATCATGGTAACTCACAGCGAGCACGATGCAAAATACAGCCACAGAATCATCAGGATGCTAGACGGTCAAAAAGTGACAGAAAATGTGCTTGCAGATTACAAAGCTGCCGTAGACGTGTAA